GCGTCGCCAGGACGTCCACGTCCCCGGAGGGCAACCCTCCCTCGGCCGCGCGGGCGATCACCCCGAGGTCGTAGAAATCCCAGACCGCGCGCCAGAAGCCGGCGGGCTCGTCGACGGACCACTGCCAGAGCGCGGCGTAGTCACTCAGCTCACGGCCCGACCGAACTCGCGCGAGGTCGGTGAACGCGTCGATCTGTGTTGTGTCGGAGGAGATCTGGCCCGAGTCGCTCACACTGTGCCCCTGCATGTCGTTGCTACAGACCGAGAATGTCGACGGCCTCGGCCCGCATCTGGACCTTGCGTACCTTCCCGGTGACCGTCATCGGGAATTCCTTGACCACGTGGACATACCGCGGGATCTTGTGCCGCGCGATCTTGCCGGAGGCGAAGGTGCGCAGGTCGTCCTGGGTGAAGTCGGCCGCACCCTCACGCAGCCGGACCCAAGCCATCAGTTCCTCGCCGTACTTCTCGTCCGGCACGCCGATGACCTGGGCGTCGAGGATGTCGGGATGGGTGTAGAGGAACTCCTCGATCTCCCGCGGGTACACGTTCTCGCCGCCACGGATCACCATGTCCTTGATGCGCCCGGTGATCCGCACGTAGCCGGCGTCGTCCATCACCGCGAGGTCCCCGGTGTGCATCCACCCGTCGCCGTCCAGCGCCTCGGCGGTCTTCTCCGGATCGTTCCAGTACCCCTTCATGACCGAGTAACCCTTCGTGCAGAACTCGCCGGTCTCGCCGCGCTGCAACGTATCTCCGGTCACCGGGTCGATCACCTTGATCTCCAGGTGGGGGCCGACGCGACCGACGGTTCCGACCCGGAGCTCGAGCGGATCGTCGACCCGGGTCTGCGTCGACACCGGCGACGTCTCGGTCATGCCGTAACAGATGGAGACCTGACCCATGTGCATCCGGTCGACGACCTGTCGCATCACGTGTTCCGGACACGGTGAGCCGGCCATGATCCCGGTCCGCAGACCCGAGAGATCAAAGCTCCCGGCGCCGGACTCATCCGGCCCGCTCGCTCCGCTCCCGGCGCCGGTCTGATCGAGCAGATCGAGCTCCGCGATGAACATGGTGGGCACGCCGTACAGGCTGGTGCACCGGTATTCGGACACTGCGGCCAGCGTCGCCTCCGGATCGAACGCCGGCCCGGGGATCACCATCGCGGCACCGTGACTGGTGGCCGCGAGATTACCCATCACCATCCCGAAGCAGTGGTAGAAGGGCACGGGCAGGCAGATCCGGTCGGCGTCGGTGTAGTCGAGGAGCTCCCCCACCAGGTACCCGTTGTTGCCGATGTTGCGGTGGGACAGCGTGGCACCCTTCGGGAAACCGGTGGTCCCCGACGTGTACTGGATGTTGATCGCGTCATCGGGCGACAACGCGGAGGCGATCTCGGCAACGCGCGCCGCCTCCTCCGCGGTCGGCTCGGTGAGAAGCGCGGCCCATTCCGCGGAATCGAACAGAACGACTTCCCGGACCTCCGGACAGTTCGGCCGGGCGTCGGCGAGCATCGATGCGTACGCGGAGTCCTTGAAGCGTTCGGCAGCGACCACGACGCTCGTCCCGGACTGCGCCAGCGCGTATTCGATCTCGTTCTGGCGGTACGCCGGATTCAGATTGACCAGGATCGCACCGATCTCCGCGGTGGCGTACTGCGTGAGGACCCACTCGAACCGGTTGGGCGACCACAGACCGACCCGATCCCCCGGCGACACCCCGAGCCGCACCAGACCGGCGGCCAGAGCCCGCACGTCGCGGTGGAACTCGGCGTAGGTCCACTCCCGCTTCGCGGCGGCGTCGATGAGGGCGACGTTGTCGCCGAAGGATGCCACCGTCCGCGCCAGGGTCGCACCGATGGTCTCGGTCAGCAGATCCGGGGAGTCCCCACCCCGCGCGTAGGCCGATTCGGTCATGCTCGTGCTCCGGTTTCTCTCGATCGTGCTAGCGAGTCGTACTCGCGTCGGATTCCTGCTCGGTGTCGCCGACCGGGATATTTTGAGTGGCAACAACTCTCGCCAATACGACCTCCGCCTGCCGGAGGACCGGTCCATCGATCATCTGGCCCTCGATGCTGAACACCCCGCCCCGGTGCTCGGCCGAGCCATCGACCACGCGGCGCGCCCACTCGACCTCCTCGTCCGACGGTCGGTACCCGTCGCGGATGTAGGGCACCTGAGACGGGTGGATGCAGGCGGTCGCGGTATAGCCCAACGCGACCGCGTCGCGGACCTCCGCGATCAGGCCGGCGACGTCAGGGATGTCGAGGTGGACCGA
This sequence is a window from Gordonia insulae. Protein-coding genes within it:
- a CDS encoding AMP-binding protein; amino-acid sequence: MTESAYARGGDSPDLLTETIGATLARTVASFGDNVALIDAAAKREWTYAEFHRDVRALAAGLVRLGVSPGDRVGLWSPNRFEWVLTQYATAEIGAILVNLNPAYRQNEIEYALAQSGTSVVVAAERFKDSAYASMLADARPNCPEVREVVLFDSAEWAALLTEPTAEEAARVAEIASALSPDDAINIQYTSGTTGFPKGATLSHRNIGNNGYLVGELLDYTDADRICLPVPFYHCFGMVMGNLAATSHGAAMVIPGPAFDPEATLAAVSEYRCTSLYGVPTMFIAELDLLDQTGAGSGASGPDESGAGSFDLSGLRTGIMAGSPCPEHVMRQVVDRMHMGQVSICYGMTETSPVSTQTRVDDPLELRVGTVGRVGPHLEIKVIDPVTGDTLQRGETGEFCTKGYSVMKGYWNDPEKTAEALDGDGWMHTGDLAVMDDAGYVRITGRIKDMVIRGGENVYPREIEEFLYTHPDILDAQVIGVPDEKYGEELMAWVRLREGAADFTQDDLRTFASGKIARHKIPRYVHVVKEFPMTVTGKVRKVQMRAEAVDILGL